From the genome of Caloenas nicobarica isolate bCalNic1 chromosome 16, bCalNic1.hap1, whole genome shotgun sequence, one region includes:
- the TTC28 gene encoding tetratricopeptide repeat protein 28 isoform X1, producing MLSKAEFVEKVRQSNQACHDGDFHTAIVLYNEALGVDPQNCILYSNRSAAYMKIQQYDKALDDAIKARLLNPKWPKAYFRQGVALQYLGRHADALAAFASGLAQDPKSLQLLVGMVEAAMKSPMRESLEPTYQQLQKMKLDKSPFVVVSVIGQELLTAGHHGASVVVLEAALKIGTCSLKLRGSVFSALSSAYWSLGNTEKSTGYMQQDLDVAKTLGDQTGECRAHGNLGSAFFSKGNYREALTNHRHQLVLAMKLKDREAASSALSSLGHVYTAIGDYPNALASHKQCVLLAKQSKDELSEARELGNMGAVYIAMGDFENAVQCHEQHLKIAKELGNKREEARAYSNLGSAYHYRRNFDKAMSYHNYVLELAQELAEKAIEMRAYAGLGHAARCMQDLERAKQYHEEQLHIAESLQDRAAEGRASSNLGIIHQMKGDYDTALRLHKTHLSIAQELSDYAAQGRAYGNMGNAYNALGMYDQAVKYHRQELQISMEVNDRASQASTHGNLAVAYQALGAHDRALQHYQNHLNIARELRDIQSEARALSNLGNFHCSRGEYVQAAPYYEQYLRLSPDLQDMEGEGKVCHNLGYAHYCLGNYEEAVKYYEQDLALAKDLHDKLSQAKAYCNLGLAFKALMDFSKAEECQKYLLSLAQSLNNSQAKFRALGNLGDIFVCKKDVNGAIKFYEQQLSLAHHVKDRRLEATAYAALGSAYRMIQKCDKALGYHTQELEVYQELGDMPGECRAHGHLAAVYMSLGKYTMAFKCYEEQLELGQKLKDPSIEAQVYGNMGITKMNMNVMEEAIGYFEQQLAMLQQLSGNESVLDRGRAYGNLGDCYEALGDFEEAIKYYEQYLSVAQSLNHMQDQAKAYRGLGNGHRAMGSLQQALVCFEKRLVVAHELGEAFNKAQAYGELGSLHSQLGNYEQAISCLERQLNIAREMKDRALESDAACGLGGVYQQMGEYDTALQYHQLDLQIAEETNNPACQGRAYGNLGLTYESLGTYERAVVYQEQHLSIAAQMNDLVAKTVSYSSLGRTHHALQNYSQAVMYLQEGLRLAEQLGRREDEAKIRHGLGLSLWASGNLEESQHQLYRASALFETIRHEVQLSTDYKLSLFDLQTSSYQALQRVLVSLGHHDEALAVAERGRTRAFADLLVERQTGQQDSDPYSPVTIDQVLETVNGQRGLVLYYSLAAGYLYSWLLAPGAGILKFHEYYLGDSLTENAGEFHEANSVALQTITNSALEQYISSVREALGVDSYYTRACASSETESEAGDIMDQQFEEMNNKLNSMTDPTGFLRMVSRNNLLNRSCQSMTSLFSSTVSPVKDGTSSLPRRQTSFTKPPLRALYDLLIGPMEGGLMHSSGPVGRHRQLILVLEGELYLIPFALLKGSSSNEYLYERFSLIAVPSIQSLNPSSKSHARKTTPAYCSSTSMAAVIGNPKLPSAVMDRWLWGPMPSAEEEAYMVSELLGCQPLVGNAATKERVMSALTQAECVHFATHVSWKLAALVLTPNSDSNPASSKSSFGNPYTIPESLRMQDDASDVESISDCPPLQEFLLTAADVLDLRLPVKLVVLGSYQESSSKVTADGVIGLTRAFLAAGAQCVLVSLWPVPVAASKMFVHAFYSSLLNGMKASAALGEAMKTVQSSKQFSHPSNWAGFMLIGSDMKLNSPSSLVGQALTEILQHPERARDALRVLLHLVEKSLQRIQNGQHNSMYTSQQSVENKVGGIPGWQALLTAVGFRLDPPASGLPAAVFFPTSDPGDRLQQCSTTIQSLLGLPNPALQALCKLITASETGEQLINRLHQVLVQLQAGEKEQDFSSAPIQVSISVQLWRLPGCHEFLAALGFDLCEVGQEEVILKTGKQANRRTMHFALQSLLALFDSTELPKRLSLDSSSSLESLASAQSISNPVPQYQNPPFSPTCPDSIASDAISVYSLSSIASSMSFVSKPESTPEGVGHRGRQDYERPKNIYPHRSAAQSQLSPQTSTVASKDEEEYEGFSIISNEPLASYQENINPGFSPDHKQTKTGRTGGIKESVNSKGSISTPNSPVKMTLIPSPNSPFQKVGKLASSDTGESDQSSTETDSTVKSQEDSNPKLDPQELAQKILEETQSHLIAVERLQRSSSQINKSNNSDDAASTPAGVSAFRCSETSAFSRPISSAQKNQSSPLAIKPKPPTRSSSLQKVSSGYNSPTTSEMSNREGTGQYSGQPSPSCDSHGSLTEQPHFKLKYPSSPYSAHISKSPRNISPSSGHQSPAGSTPSPALSYSSAGSARSSPADAPDIDKLKMAAIDEKVQAIHNLKMFWQSTPHHSTGPIKILRGAPGTMTSKKDVLSLLNLSPRHSKEESADKLELKDLSIEQHLASPQKNPPNGHRRPETTNAATSTHSAPSSSTPGTARPLRLPSGNGYKFLSPGRFFPSSKC from the exons GTGACCAGACGGGAGAATGCCGAGCTCATGGGAATCTGGGCTCCGCATTCTTCTCCAAAGGAAATTACCGGGAGGCCCTTACTAACCACAGACATCAGCTGGTGCTTGCCATGAAACTCAAGGACAGAGAG gcagcatcctcagcactCAGCAGCCTGGGCCATGTGTACACAGCCATTGGCGACTACCCCAACGCCCTGGCTAGCCACAAGCAGTGTGTTCTCCTTGCGAAGCAGTCCAAAGATGAGCTCTCTGAGGCGCGGGAGCTGGGCAACATGGGAGCGGTGTACATTGCAATGGGggattttgaaaatgcagtgcAGTGCCACGAACAACATCTTAAGATCGCCAAGGAGCTGGGGAACAAGCGGGAGGAAGCTCGAGCCTACAGCAACCTGGGCAGCGCTTACCACTACCGGAGAAACTTCGACAAAGCCATGTCCTACCACAACTATGTGTTGGAGTTGGcccaggagctggcagagaaGGCCATTGAGATGCGAGCTTATGCTGGCTTGGGCCATGCAGCAAGGTGCATGCAGGACCTGGAGAGGGCTAAGCAGTACCATGAAGAACAGTTGCACATTGCTGAGAGCCTGCAGGACCGAGCTGCTGAAGGCAGAGCCTCCTCCAATCTAG gAATCATTCACCAGATGAAGGGCGACTATGACACTGCACTGCGGCTGCACAAGACACATCTGTCCATAGCTCAGGAGCTCAGTGATTACGCGGCCCAGGGCCGGGCCTATGGCAACATGGGCAACGCTTACAACGCCCTTGGCATGTACGACCAGGCTGTCAAGTACCATCGGCAGGAGCTGCAGATCTCCATGGAAGTAAACGACCGTGCCTCTCAGGCGTCCACACATGGGAATTTAGCTGTTGCCTATCAAGCGCTGGGTGCCCATGACCGTGCTCTGCAGCACTACCAAAATCATCTCAACATTGCCCGGGAGCTGCGAGACATCCAGAGTGAAGCGCGGGCCCTGAGCAATTTGGGCAACTTCCACTGCTCACGAGGAGAGTATGTGCAGGCAGCCCCTTACTACGAGCAGTACCTGCGCTTGTCCCCAGACCTGCAGGACatggaaggggaggggaaggttTGCCATAACCTTGGCTATGCCCATTACTGTCTAGGGAACTATGAGGAAGCTGTTAAGTACTATGAGCAGGATCTTGCCTTAGCAAAAGATCTTCATGACAAGTTGAGCCAAGCCAAAGCCTATTGCAACCTGGGCCTGGCCTTCAAAGCCTtgatggacttcagcaaagcagaagagTGTCAAAAGTACCTGTTGTCCCTGGCCCAGTCTCTGAACAATTCCCAGGCCAAATTCCGAGCTCTGGGAAACTTGGGGGatatttttgtctgtaaaaAAGACGTAAATGGTGCAATAAAATTTTATGAGCAGCAATTGAGCTTAGCTCATCATGTTAAGGACAGGAGACTGGAAGCCACTGCCTATGCAGCCTTGGGTTCTGCATACAGAATGATACAGAAGTGTGACAAGGCTTTAGGTTACCACACGCAGGAACTGGAGGTGTACCAGGAGCTGGGAGATATGCCGGGTGAATGCAGAGCACATGGTCACCTTGCTGCGGTGTATATGTCACTTGGGAAGTACACCATGGCCTTCAAGTGTTACGAAGAACAGCTGGAACTTGGGCAGAAGTTGAAGGACCCGAGCATAGAAGCGCAAGTCTATGGTAACATGGGCATCACCAAGATGAACATGAATGTCATGGAGGAGGCTATTGGCTACTTTGAACAGCAGCTGGCcatgctgcagcagctcagcgGGAATGAATCTGTTTTAGATCGGGGCCGAGCATATGGGAACCTCGGAGACTGTTATGAGGCTCTGGGAGATTTTGAGGAAGCTATAAAGTATTATGAACAGTACCTGTCTGTGGCTCAAAGCTTGAACCATATGCAAGATCAGGCAAAGGCCTACCGGGGCTTGGGCAATGGGCACAG GGCAATGGGAAGTTTGCAGCAGGCTCTGGTGTGCTTTGAGAAGAGGCTTGTGGTTGCACATGAGCTGGGGGAGGCGTTTAACAAAGCCCAGGCCTACGGGGAGCTGGGGAGCCTGCACAGCCAGCTGGGGAACTACGAACAAGCCATTTCTTGCCTGGAGCGCCAGCTGAACATTGCTCGAGAGATGAAGGACCGTGCTCTGGAGAGCGATGCTGCCTGTGGCCTCGGAGGGGTCTACCAGCAGATGGGGGAGTACGACACAGCCCTGCAGTACCACCAGCTGGACCTGCAGATTGCGGAGGAGACCAACAACCCTGCTTGCCAAGGCCGGGCCTATGGGAACCTGGGCCTGACCTATGAGTCCTTGGGCACCTACGAGAGGGCGGTAGTTTATCAGGAGCAGCACCTCAGCATTGCGGCACAAATGAACGACCTTGTAGCCAAAACTGTGTCTTACAGCAGTCTGGGGAGGACTCATCACGCTCTGCAGAACTACTCTCAGGCTGTGATGTACCTGCAGGAAG GACTgaggctggcagagcagctgggacGCAGAGAAGATGAAGCCAAAATCCGCCACGGCCTTGGCCTCTCCCTCTGGGCGAGTGGGAACCTGGAGGAGTCTCAGCACCAG CTGTACCGGGCCTCGGCACTGTTTGAAACCATCCGACACGAGGTGCAGCTGAGCACTGACTACAAGCTGTCCCTCTTCGACCTGCAGACATCCTCCTACCAGGCCCTGCAACGGGTACTGGTCAGTCTCG GTCACCATGATGAAGCTTTGGCAGTAGCAGAGAGAGGACGAACAAGGGCATTTGCTGACCTGCTCGTGGAACGCCAGACTGGGCAGCAGGACTCTGATCCCTATTCTCCAGTGACCATTGATCAGGTCCTGGAGACAGTGAATGGCCAGAGGGGACTTGTTCTCTACTACTCCCTGGCTGCAGGTTATCTGTACAGctggctgctggctcctggGGCAG GAATTCTGAAATTTCATGAGTATTATCTGGGTGACAGCCTGACAGAAAATGCTGGGGAATTCCATGAAGCCAACAGTGTGGCCCTGCAAACGATAACGAACTCTGCGCTGGAACAGTACATCTCAAGCGTGCGGGAGGCTCTGGGTGTGGATTCCTACTACACCCG AGCCTGTGCCAGCAGCGAGACTGAGAGTGAAGCTGGGGATATCATGGACCAACAGTTCGAGGAGATGAATAACAAGCTGAACTCAATGACTGACCCGACTGGCTTCCTGAGGATGGTCAGCAGGAACAACCTCTTGAACAG GAGCTGTCAGAGCATGACCAGTCTGTTCAGCAGCACCGTGTCTCCTGTTAAGGATGGAACATCGTCTCTCCCAAGGAGACAGACTTCCTTCACCAAACCCCCACTCCGTGCGCTCTACGACTTACTGATAGGACCTATGGAAGGA ggTTTGATGCATTCCAGTGGGCCTGTTGGCCGCCACCGCCAGCTGATACTTGTTCTGGAAGGAGAACTGTACCTCATTCCTTTTGCTCTCCTGAAGGGCAGCTCCTCCAACGAGTACCTCTATGAGCGCTTCAGCCTCATTGCGGTGCCATCCATCCAGTCGCTGAATCCCAGCTCCAAG tcGCATGCGAGGAAGACTACTCCTGCTTACTGCAGTTCTACCTCAATGGCAGCCGTCATAGGAAATCCCAAGCTCCCTTCAGCAGTTATGGACAGGTGGCTGTGGGGACCTATGCCCTCTGCAGAAGAGGAAGCATACATGGTGTCTGAGTTACTGGGCTGCCAGCCCTTAGTTGGCAATGCAGCAACAAAAGAGAGGGTCATGAGTGCCCTCACCCAGGCAGAATGTGTCCATTTTGCAACCCACGTCTCCTGGAAACTGGCTGCTTTGGTCCTGACACCCAACTCTGACAGCAATCCAGCCAGCAGCAAGAGTTCTTTTGGGAACCCCTACACAATCCCAGAATCCCTTCGGATGCAGGATGATGCCAGTGATGTGGAGAGCATCTCAGACTGCCCTCCTCTTCAGGAGTTTCTGCTTACAGCAGCTGATGTCCTGGATCTGCGACTTCCTGTCAAGTTAGTGGTTCTTGGCTCTTACCAAGAATCCAGCAGCAAAGTCACTGCTGATGGAGTGATTGGCTTGACAAGAGCATtcctggctgctggggctcagTGTGTCCTGGTGTCACTCTGGCCTGTTCCTGTGGCTGCTTCCAAGATGTTTGTGCATGCCTTCTATTCCTCCCTCTTGAATGGGATGAAAGCCAGCGCAGCCCTTGGAGAAGCGATGAAAACTGTACAGAGCAGCAAGCAGTTCTCCCATCCATCCAACTGGGCAG GCTTCATGCTTATTGGGAGTGATATGAAGCTGAACAGCCCTTCTTCACTGGTTGGACAGGCCCTGACTGAGATTCTGCAGCATCCTGAGAGGGCACGAGATGCTCTGCGGGTCCTGCTGCATCTG GTGGAGAAATCATTGCAGCGAATCCAGAATGGGCAGCACAACTCCATGTACACCTCCCAACAAAGCGTGGAGAATAAAGTCGGTGGCATTCCAGGCTGGCAGGCACTGCTCACTGCGGTAGGATTTCGGTTGGACCCTCCTGCCAGCGGCCTCCCGGCAGCCGTGTTCTTCCCTACATCGGACCCCGGGGAccggctgcagcagtgcagcacTACCATCCAGTCCCTGCTGG GTTTGCCTAACCCTGCACTTCAGGCACTTTGTAAACTTATCACAGCTTCAGAAACAGGAGAACAGCTTATCAACAGG CTGCATCAAGTCCTGGTTCAACTTCAGGCAGGCGAGAAGGAACAAGATTTCTCCTCTGCACCAATCCAGGTTTCCATcagtgtccagctctggaggctCCCTGGCTGTCATGAGTTCCTGGCAGCTCTAG GTTTTGACCTTTGTGAAGTTGGCCAAGAGGAGGTGATTCTGAAAACTGGGAAACAAGCTAATCGGAGGACCATGCACTTTGCTCTGCAGTCCTTGCTGGCGCTTTTTG attCTACAGAGCTGCCTAAGCGCCTTAGCTTGGACAGTTCCTCATCACTAGAGTCACTGGCTTCTGCTCAGTCTATTTCCAACCCGGTGCCCCAGTATCAAAACCCTCCGTTCTCTCCTACTTGTCCAGACAGCATTGCATCTGATGCCATCTCTGTCTATAGCCTGAGCTCCATTGCTTCTTCCATGAGTTTTGTTTCCAAGCCGGAGAGCACGCCGGAGGGCGTGGGACACAGGGGACGTCAGGACTATGAGAGGCCCAAGAACATCTATCCGCACAGGtctgcagcacagagccagTTGTCACCACAAACCAGCACTGTAGCCAGCAAAGATGAGGAAGAGTATGAAGGTTTTTCTATAATCAGCAATGAGCCTTTGGCCAGTTACCAAGAAAACATAAACCCAGGATTTTCCCCTGATCACAAACAGACCAAAACTGGTCGGACTGGAGGCATTAAAGAGTCTGTCAACTCCAAAGGGAGCATAAGTACCCCAAATTCTCCTGTTAAAATGACTCTTATTCCCAGTCCAAACTCACCTTTCCAAAAAGTTGGGAAACTTGCAAGTTCTGATACTGGGGAATCTGACCAGTCTAGCACTGAGACTGACAGCACTGTCAAATCCCAGGAGGACAGTAATCCAAAGCTTGATCCGCAAGAGTTGGCCCAAAAAATTCTGGAGGAGACTCAGAGTCACCTCATTGCTGTTGAACGTCTtcaaagaagcagcagccaaaTAAACAAGAGCAACAACTCAGATGATGCGGCATCCACCCCAGCAGGCGTGTCTGCGTTCAGATGTTCAGAGACCAGTGCATTCAGTCGGCCCATCAGCTCTGCTCAGAAGAATCAGTCTTCACCCCTTGCAATTAAACCAAAGCCTCCCACAAGGAGTTCATCCCTCCAGAAAGTGAGTTCTGGCTACAATAGCCCTACGACATCGGAGATGTCAAACAGAGAAGGCACGGGCCAATACAGTGGGCAGCCGTCCCCAAGTTGTGATTCACATGGCTCTTTAACTGAGCAGCCTCACTTCAAACTCAAGTACCCCAGCTCTCCCTACAGTGCTCATATTTCTAAATCACCCAGAAATATCTCTCCAAGCTCAGGGCATCAGTCTCCTGCTGGCAGCACTCCATCTCCTGCTCTGTCTTATTCCTCAGCTGGTTCTGCTCGCTCAAGTCCAGCTGATGCTCCAGACATAGACAAACTAAAAATGGCTGCCATCGATGAAAAAGTGCAAGCAATCCACAACTTAAAGATGTTCTGGCAAAGCACTCCCCATCACTCTACTGGCCCAATAAAGATTCTCCGAGGAGCTCCTGGAACAATGACGTCTAAGAAGGATGTCCTCAGCTTGCTCAATTTATCTCCACGGCACAGCAAAGAAGAAAGCGCAGATAAGCTGGAACTAAAGGACCTGTCTATTGAGCAACACCTTGCTTCTCCACAAAAGAACCCTCCAAATGGACACAGGCGCCCTGAAACTACAAATGCAGCAACATCAACTCATTCTGCACCTTCCAGTAGCACTCCAGGAACTGCACGCCCCTTGAGGCTGCCATCTGGGAATGGTTATAAATTTCTGTCACCGGgaagattttttccttcctccaaatGTTGA